gggatttatagaaattaaatgctAAATATTATTGAAAGGATCCCTAACAGACCCATGTTATTGATTTCTATCTATGGTTGGATTCAATGACTCCAAACAGGATCTTAAATCCACTAATTTTTAATCTACGTGCGAAACTATAAAAATGGCACTCAAGTAGTCCAAAttagaaaaagataaattctGCCCTGTCCTAACAAATCATCTAAGGCTAGTCAAATTATTCCCACCATTTTAGGTCCCAATCCAAATCAACTTTCCTAGACcaacacaaaaacaagaagtaACACCAATTGGGAAAGCCAGCCAAGAAGCACCCCTTTGTGTATCAATGCTGCAGAGTTTGAAGGACCCTGAGGGGAACCATTATCAACTGTGGACGGAGCTGGACTTGTAACTTGCACATAAGGAGGCCGGGAGTTATCTGGAGACGGCAGCAGAGCCGGTATCTGTGGCGATGAAGATGGCGGAACAGGAGGTGGAGAAGCACGAGGAGGGGAAGACGGTGATGGACTTGGTGTGGCGCAGGGGCACTCATTAACTGCAATGGAAATCTTTTGCCCAAGACTACAGTAGTTTGAGATGTTGCACATGTAGTAGAACACGCCCTTTTCTCGCAATGGAATATTCACTGGACCACTGTTGAAGACCTTCAAGGGCTTGTAAGCTGTGCAGCTATCATACTCTTTCTTTGTCACTTGCAGCACATTGAAACGCCCCGCTTCGAAGTCAAAAActgcaaacaaattaaattaatcgtAACGTTTTCTTGTTCGATATCCAAGCAGGGTCTCATAACATAACGTACCAAACTGTTTGTATATAGATCTTATATTACGTATGTATGTAAGTAAGATCATTAACGTTTCAAAATGTTTTGGTAAAGGAAAATTAAGAGTGTATGTTTTCATGAACAAATTTGTATCCCAATATATACCGAGAGAGTCGCCGATCTTGAAGAAATGGTTAGAAGACCAGTTGGAGTAGTAACCAACAATTGGAGGTATGGCCCAGAATGTGTCTCCGACTGAGTATCTCACGCCCCCGCTGCCGTTCTGGGAGCAGCCATAGGATGGAACAACCAAAACAACCACCATCACAGCTAATATAATGCAAAACTCCCTCTGCACAGCCATTGCagaacacagagagagagagagagagagagagagagagagagagagagagagagaggctgtTTTCTCTGCGTTTGCAGAGAGCTGTAACAAATGCAATGAAATGGAAGCAACAATAACATGCAAAGAGGCCTGTAACGGATTATATAAAGAGGTCAGGAGCgattttccattttcagtcagtcaatatttctttggcaacattattaatttatttattctctgattttcttttcttctttggaaACAGTTTCTTAGCATTCATAATAaacattgaccaaaaaaaaacattcatcATATACCTAAAGTATACAAATATTGACTTCATAAAAAAGAAGTACATAAATATTTTCTATTATCGttatttagaaaattaaatatttgctATAAATGTTAATTTATAGACTCATTTGATACAGATATAATGTAGTTCTcaacaaaagaggaaaacttTGACcccaataaagaaaaaaaagaaaaagaaaagcaacgGTAACATTAATGAAATGGATAAGAATGAACTCTAACGGACGATGTGGAAATACCATTaaacatgaagaaaataattttggtTCTGCATATGGCTGGTTTAACTCAGAAACAACAAACAGTTATGTTAATGTGCTAGGGTTCTAAAGAGGCAATAATTACCAAGAAAAACGGACAAAAATTTACGTTGGTGATCTAAATTATCCTTCAAGTTTCCAGCCCTACAACCCTGTTCCTCCATGTTTATTAAATGTGTCAAATGTACACGGCCGACCTGAGCACAACACACGCATGATCCGATTTAGTAAAGTCCGACACGACATGACGCGACTCACATGTTTGGGTGGGCCGGGATGAGGTAATTCGGCCATGCATGATTAAAGgccatttattaaattatttttgttttagaaaaaaattattattatatttatatattaaattcgagtctatttatttttctctaataatatatatatttttattttttctttataaataaaacaatgattttatttttcaatttttaaaattcaaacaataatCTAGctattttctatataaatgtaCTTCAAATAAAGTTATTGacatatttttctaacaaataataaatcttgttaatataaaaatatgatagtGAATACAAACCTCGTAACCATCGAGGTGTCAAACAGACCGGGTGTAAAACCccgtattttatatatataaatatatatatattatattttggagaattaaatattttgttacatATTTAGTTTATaacttatatatttaaattgattatatatatatatatatatattttattatatttatcttgGTACGTGTtatattttcagaaatttttctttttagttattaaaaatagtaatattataataagtaaatgttttgttttagatAGCCTTATCTCGTTGTTACTTTTGCATATTGATAATTGAATGGCTAAGTTCAATAGTCTACAAGACACTTTAGACTCACAGGTGTCATTATACCTAGATGACTAAGCTCTATTTTAGCATGAGGTGTGGGCGACCTAGTAACAACTATCTAAACTTGGTGCCAAATGTTATCAGCTGCCATACATTGGACCAATTGAAGGAAAGTAGTTGCCGCCTACGTAGTACTATAAATAGGGGGCATTCCATTTCATCTTGAAGAGCATGGCAGGCATAGTTTGCATGAGAAATAAGagagggaaagaaagaaagagagtgcTGATGAAATTCTTCGAGGAGAAAGAGAGTGTAGCTTGCGTTTTCTTAAACTTTGAGTTATAGCTTTGGAATTGAGGTAGGGcgttttttgggggtttttaaaggaattgatttaattaaattttgtgaGCATTATACTATGCGTGGTACTGTTTGGTTGGTATTCTTTGTTATTAGGTGTTTACATGTTGTTAattatcattattttattaatattgacatgttcATATGTTATCGGAGATGGCTGAAATTCTTGGGTTGATAAAGAAAGTACAGAAAATAGGGTAATGGGAAGGatcttttgtgtagttgaATTTGACCATAGTAAGGACCAAGTTCATGCGAGCTTGTGTGCACAGTAGAATAGGATATCGGTGGTATAATTGTCGATTGGGTGATCTGGGCTTGTATATCAATGGCTTGGACAAGACGACTAGCAAAAGGGGAATTATGGGATGATTGAGATGGGACTTAGTTTATATAATGGGGAATCCAGAATCATAGTTGTAAAATGCATGGTATGGAACATTCGCTTGCCCTATTATATGGATTAACGGGTTGGGTAGAATTGAAGCTCATTCATGCattattatcttttatatgttatttgaATGCATGTCACTTAATTTAGTAATACCAATCTACTGTAGTAAGGTCTCATGTCCCTACTGAGCGGTGATTGCTCATCCCTCaccttgtttaattttttttcagatgaattagTGGGCAAGACAAGGACTAAACCAGTTGAGGCTGAATCAGATGAGAGTGATagagctttatttattttattataaagttgTAAAATTTTGGGGCTATTTTTATAAGGGAAGTTTACTTTAAACGTTTAACCTTGCTTcggcttctttttattttttattttttatttttttctcatgCACCGAGAGGGGATTTCCACTGAGCCTCGAGTCCAGGGTGTGACACAGGGTATGCCTAAACACAACACAAGCACGGACAGACAAAGCACGATCTGCATTTTTTAGGCGCGTCGTGACGAGGTTATTCAACCCAATGGGCAGGGGCGACTATAAAATAGGCCCTAGGTTCTAAATGCCTACAGGAGGGGTGAAGTAGGCTATACAGTAATAACCTACTTTTCAGATTTTAGGGTTAATTACAATTTAGTACCCTGGTTACACCCTTAAGACATATTAGTCCCtaccttttcaatttttacaatTAGATACCCCGGTTTTCtaaatttgttacaatgtgATTCCTTTGTTAGGATTTCTGTCAAATCTCTTCATTAGTTACCTACGTGGCATTATAGGTCCCACATTTTTcacagtttttaattttaaattgatcaaattttctttttttgggaaaaaattgaataacaaaaaagaaaagaaaaaataatcctCCGCTAACCAACCCCTCCCCCCCCGCGATTTTCTTCTCCCCCAAAAGACCCCAGAACCCCAAAATAAAATCGTGATTTTCTTCGATAGATGGAAAACACATCTCTAATTACCTTAGAGGAATTTTGATATATGTACAGAAGAACAAGGTTCAATCCCAGCACTTAAAAGAGAAACACAACCTAAAAGAACTAAGAACTCAGAACCCCAACCTGCAATGAACCCAGAACCTAGCTCGGACCACTCTGTCTCCATCCTACTGACCATGTTGCTCGTCACCCACTCTCTCTCCATCCGACGAGATCTGAAGATCTatatctctctcctctctgctctctattctctctctctctctctccaaattcaaaaactaacaaaattgaaaaataaaaaaaataaaattcaaacattGTTTGCATATGTGGGTGGGCTGTAAGCggtgggtttagggtttagggtttgtggGTGAAAAACATAATGGGGGAAGAGGGGGGATGGCTCTGTGGGTTGGTCTCTCAACAACAAAGGAAAATCGGGGGGAAAGGGAGGGGATCTGGGTGGTTGCTAGgttggggttttgggttcaTTGGGGGTTGAAGGGTGGTCGTCATGGGTGAAAAGGGCGCTGGCTATAGGGTGGCTATGGTATGGGTTTGAGAGTTGGGTGTTGgagcttgagagagagagagagagttttattttttaaatttttttatgttttaaatattgtattcatattttaatcaatttaaaattctaaaaagtgaaaaatatgggATCCATAGTGCCACGTAGGCAACTAACGGAGAGATCTAATGAAAATCTTAATGGCGGAATcacattgtaacaaatttaaaacactGGAGTATTTAATTGTAAAAATTGAGAAGGTAGGGACTAACATGTTTTAAGGGTGTAACCACATAATACTAAACTGTAATTAACCTTAAATTTTAAGCCCAACTAAAAAGTAATAAGCGGAAACATAAACATATACACAACCatgttgtttaattacttAGCATCTACAGTAAGTAAATGGAATTGACTGCATGAACTGGATTGACAAAACCGACACCATGTAATGGTACAAACAGAAACGTCATATTGATCCATGTAAGTGTACTAATGTCATTTGAACAAGATGCGACAAGTACAACTAATCATAGCATGAATTTACATACACAATGATTTGTTAACTCAGAAACCCAACAAGGGAAAAAATTGGGGGACCAAGCTACTAAGAGAATCCACTATCAACGAGAAGTACAAGATAACAAAGGGGAGTTGAGCTCCATCTTCACTCAGTAAGCAACTAACTATCTAACCTTCCAGAAAATCACTATCTTTACATCTCAGTAGCAAGTTCTCTTCCAGTCTTTGCATGAGCATTCAGCTCCAATTGCAACAGAAAAATCTTCATGGTTTGGAACAACACCAAGCTCCAAGTTGCAGAAGGAATAATGATATGAAGTGAGTTGTGGTTTCGCATATTCATCTTTCTTAATCACAAATAATGATTAAGCTAGACAAATGAAACCAAGTGTTGTGATGATTAAACTAGAAGTAATGAACTTGAAGCATATAGTTTAAATCTACATAACAACAATGAAACAAAAGACTCAGCCGAAATCAATGTGAGTATACTTGGAGGAATTTTAGGAGTATGCTATCATACTCATACTCTCAAGTAATTAACAATGGCTGAAACAATAAAATAGTTTTCGAATACTCAAGAGCAGATATAAAATGATTTCAAAAACTAGAACCGGGTCTGCATCTAAGATgcaaattttctgtttttacaTGACTAGCATGAATGGTTTTTTGAAGAACTTATAAAATGAAGCAAGTTCAAATGAATAGCTCTACCTCTTCATTAGATATACTTTAGTATAAatagaaaacttgatttgaaTGAAGAGGATATATTTAAGAtctgaaaacaaatttaattgaCACTAGAAGATATTTAAGATGTATAAGATAAAGCATTCATATCTGCTGGAACGATGAGTTGaagatattttaataaaataatttataatatgCAAGGTGGATTAAAACATAATATGAAGGATTGATATAGAATAAAGCAGAACACGATTTTAAAGCATGTATCAATCCTGCATGTTAATTCATGTGAATGTATGCAATGAATTTTAACTTTGGATTGCAAAGATGATGCCTTTAAATAGACTTAAACCAATACCAATACAGGAAGGTAAGCAAAATACATTGGTTTTGTCATAAGAGAAGAGCCAAAATATAATCCTTACACTGGCccatttaaaattcatttattaaattatatttattttacaaaagTAATACATaacattattataattatatcttaaattcaagtttattcttttctctaatatatatatatatatatatatacatttaaaaaaatttctttacaaacaaaataataatatttttttttcaagtttcaaatttaaaacccaaacaatatCTATcggttttctatttaaacatACTTCAAATAAAGTTATTAgccattttttcaaataaataataaatctttTTAGTATATAGATGATTGTAAGAAAGATTTGAAATGaagctgtaaaaaaaatatccaaaagaaaatgcacTAAATAAGTCAaagacaaagggttttccctatttgtcttagttttattatgattttcatccaaccattAGTGGCGGCTGCGGCTCAGCGTCGGATCTTCACCTGCATTTCGGCGTCAGATttccaccaccatcttttttgcaatttctttatgtttggaataagttgcagagactctttgggttctctgtgtagttttcacctctctttttgtgagagtttttcatctctcctttatgagagcttttcatctctccttggtgagagttttatttgtattgttatggcttggtttttttcaagctttatctcttttttattattctaagtttgcaatcttagttgggatgcctatgccagagtttcttcgatcttgCCTGATCGTTGGTGGAGACATacctgattttcttaattttgatattagaccgctccgttattgtaatggcccttttgtggctattttgtattggccctttgtggctagtgacttttttggctgaattatgaatgcactcatagaatttctcaacaacaaaaaaagtcaaaacttGGCGTGGGCCCATATTAGCCAATTTAGTGACCTGACACGAGCTCGGCCCTATCCCATATGAGCTAGGGTGGCGGGCTCTAGCCGGACTTGATGATTTTCAGAAATGGAGGGGATCAACCCAAAATGGGCCAACACGACCCTTTTGTCACCTTATGGTGCAGCCCTCTCACCTTGTTTCTCATCAACTTGTTTAGAATTGGATTCGAGGTCCCTTGTTGGTGTCTTTTCTGTGAGCCAATGTTGGGTACAACATCTTGATGGcaagtttcatttttcttccaaaatattcatCTTTTACATTTGACTATGATAAGAGTTTAAATCTTaaattcaatttgaatttgatattgGCTCATTTTTAACATATTCAACTGGTTTCTTTTTGCTTGTGAATCAATTAGAAAACACCAACCAAGAAGACGGATGCCTCTCCTCTGCTCCTCAAAACATCTATGTGCACTCTAGGTGCATTGATAAATCTGACAGTTGTTGTTGTAACAGGGAGTGGATCCGGATTTGCTTCAATTGTGGGTCTAAACACGAAACTCATCTACTACCTATATTATGTGCTTTTTACAAAAGCAAGATGAAgtgattttgtatttgtattgctTTATAGTCTAAACGACTTCTAGTTTTGACATTCATAACAACGTTTGATGGCAGTTGGTCAATAGCCAGCAAATGTTGTTGGAAACATAAATGAAGGACAAGCAGTCTGAGGTAAATGGGCAAAGATAAAAGGGTTGCGTCATTTATTATTGGGATGTTGATCCCAATACTAATTGGGGGCAACTCTATCTATCCTcataggggtcgtttggtatgGGGGACTGTCATAAACTGGATTAAATATTGGTACTGTCTTGGATTGGCTTGGCTTGACATAAGCTGGATAACACTTGTACAGCATTTGATGTATGTTTGATTGGACtatgactttttctttttctttttttgaaaagtaagattttttttatatttttttacttttcttctctctccatctctttcttcttctctgcatctcttttttttcttttttggacgAACATCTCTgcatctctttcttcttcttcccctctACATctctttcatcttcttcttctccattttctctcctcttcttctgtctacttttctttctttctttttttcaaaaattttctctcttcttctctatttttttctaaaattttctctcattttcttctccattttctttcttcttctctgtttttttccaaaaaatttctcttctatcttcttctccattttctctcctcttctctgttttctttttcgaaAATTTTCTattctctcctcttcctcttctgctCTGTCTTCTCCTTCGTGGGTGGCTGTGGCTGGTGGCTGGTGGCTGGTGGCTGGTGGTTGTAGCTGGTGATTGTGGTTGGTGGTTGTGgatggtggttgtggttgCTGCTTGGTGGGTCGTTGGTTGTGGAGGGATTGGGCGTGGTTGCTCATTGCTTGAGTAGGGACTGTTAGTCCCTCCTCTCTAGACGGGTTTCGCTAAGAACACttaaggaggtgtttttggtggggtCCAGTATTAGTTAATCCCACTTAAAATTAGAACCAagtgaaacaaacatgggataAAATTTTagccaagccagtccaagcTTGCACGGTGTAACAAACAAGCCCATAGAGGACTAAAGGAGGGAATGAGGTTTAGTGTGTTAGCCTTCATTGTGTTACTCATGGCTACAGTGATGAAGAGGTATGTGTCTActatcatctttttctttcaatttaatGTGGTTAGGAATATAGGTGTCAAACAGAACGGGTCTACCTAAACATTACACAAGCACGATCCAATAAAGTAAGGCTCGACACGACACACCCGTATTTCTTctctaataatatatatcctagaaaataagtcttttgtgaccaaaattatcaaagatGAAATAGTTTTGGTCACTCATATGGTGATTCTACGAccaattttcacaatttgaTCGCAAATTATTTTGTaacatttcaaaatataaacatgtaTCATAATAATAATCGGCAACTGAAAATGTATAAATTAGCGACCAAAAAATTTAGTTGGAAAATTGGTATCTGAGACAATGTTGCATTTTTGGTCTCCAAGTGAATGGCAGGAGACGCAAAAGTGGTGCGGGTAAACCTGTGAAATAATGAGACGAAATAGTTGATCGCCGATTGCTAAAAGTTTGGTCGTTGAATTGTAGTTCCCGCTTAAATTTTTGGGAGGATTCAGAGACCAAAATATAAGGTCGCAAATATATTCCAAtgactaaaataaataaacgaaAACAACGTCGTATAGACATTTTGGTGGGCTTTATGTTTCAAAGGCTAATAAATTGGTCCCCCAATCCAAGTTGAGTAAAAAGGATCTCGATGCCTTCAGTCTATCTTCAcctacaaaatcaaaacccatctCCTAGTAGAGCTCTCTGACCACCACCCGCACTCTCTCACACTAACATAAACACATCTACTTGAAAATCTAGATCAACTTGAAGGGGTCTGTGCATATTTCAGGTCGTCATTAGTTCATAACCCATTTGTTTTTCTACCTCTTTCAAACTAAACAATTATCAAACCATCATGTCTTGACCACTAACAGGAGCAATCCATTGTGTCTGCAATCAACCATCTCTCATAAAACCAAGCAAACGCCAACTACTACTATCTATCCAAATCTCACCCACCAAAAACTACATAAGCCAAATCCCACCCACATCCATAATGTATGTAACCTGcccatttttgtttctcaaatATGTGGAAATATTCATTTTGTATTCTTGACAAAAATGTAGAGAGGAGAGCACCCTACATACATTAGTAACTGGCAGACCTTGCATCAATATAGGAATAAGGGCAGCATATGGATCAATGAGGTTGCTGAGACAAAGAGGTAaagataaattattaaatgccCTATAAATTTACTAATTCACAAATTTATTATACATACTTTTGACTTATCACTAatataactttaattttctattcCAGAAGTAGATGGTAGCTGAGTTGGAGAAAAGTGAAACAACAATTAGCTTCAAGTGCACCTGCTGAGGATCTTGTCTGCAGAGCTTGGGTTGGAAAGAGCAAGAATATGCGGGGTTTGGGTTTTAGTCTTGAAGTGGAGGCTACTTCTCATACAACTTTTGAATCTAATACCACCAACACCTCTCATGCTTCAAATAAGAAAGTGGAGGAGTTGTCAGGCAAAGTGGATAAACTACTTGATGTCATTCGGAAGAGGTAAGTGCATATCAAAAACTTGCATAAGAAAGGTAAACAAACCTATAAAGTTGATCAtgacaatgatgatgatgatgatgatggtggtgatggtgatgatgatgatggtggtgatggtgatgatgatgacgatgatgatggTGCAGATGGTGATAATTTGGATGAAGATGGTGTACTGATTATGATGTTTTTTATAATCTTGATGATATTGATGATGTTGTTAAttagtttatgtttttaaCCTCTCGGTTGGTGGTGATAATTTTGATGAGGAAGATGGTGCATGCATTAGTTATGATATTTTTTATGGTCTTGATGACATAAATGCCTAATTTTCTCCTCTGTTGATTGAATGTATTATTAGCACATAGAACAAATTATATGTgctaaatttatatttcaaatgAACAGGTTTCATATATTCTTAAGACAATGAACAAATTCTATATTACATCCTGCTCGTTGCCCAGAAGCCTTTACTTGAGCATTGTACAAGTGCTTAAGGCTCCTTGGGGCCATGGCAACaaacaactttttttattttatataaggCAAGGTCAAAAAGTGACATGGTGAAGTGACAGTCCTATGGGTGAAAGCACCATTACTATGGAAAAACACAGTAAAATagactctttatctttttttctttctacgtTAGGAGTCAAATGGaagttaaaaatatatttaaagcacTAGAACTTTTATATGAGGTTTTTAGCATGTAactaaactttttttaattaacaaaatatgttaCAAAAGGCAACCAAATTTGGTACTTGAGCTACCTAAAAAGAATGGTCGCCAAACAAGAATGGCTACCATCATTATGCATTCGTCGCAAAGTTCTGAAATGATCAAGAAATTTTGAGTAATTATCGCCAAATATAGAAGCTATTGGCAACCAAATATTTTCCTATTTCTGACAAAGACAAGTCGTCGCCTTACCTGTTTTGCGACGACTCGGTATTCTTTAGTcaccaaaaatttaaaattacgTGCCAATTAGGCAAGACATTAGAGACCACGATTTTGAAAATCTGTGACAAGAATAATTGGTCGTAAGTTATGATGCGTCACCAAAATTTTAGTTTCATTGCCAAATCGTTTCAGCCACAGTTTTGCTGATGACCTAAGCGACCAAACTTTATGTCGCTGTAAGTTTCCAACGACcaaattttaacttttagCGATGAGAAGTGGTGGTCACCAAAAGGATCTGTCCTTGTAGGGTATTTACATTAAAATCTAATGTTTtcttataaacaaaataattattttgtttttcaagtttcaaatttaaaacccaAACAGTAATCTAgccattttatatttaaatgtaggcttaaatgtcaaaatagtccctgtgttttaaccatttggccaatttaatccctgtgtttttaatttggccgATTTAGTCCTTGTGTTTTCCTCCGTTAGCTAATATTGTCCATTCcgttaaattattatttaaataaaattttaaaaattaataaaaactgtaattgttttaaattaaaaaaaaattacaagttCACTTTAAtgattaacaaaataaaggcCTGCAAGCCTCAAATTCTCCGATTGATCACCACCGATTCAACCCTCTAATAAAAAGTTCTCCGATTTGCATCAACGCTGCCAATCTCTTCTACATGCCCGTAATACAATCCATGGGGTGGATAAAAACATTAGCAAGAGTAAAAGGGCCTCGACAGTCATGAAAAGAAGGATGAACAAGAACAAATGGATTGTTGGCTCTTGCAATCATGCTTATCCTTTATCTTATTAAGCTTACCTGCTAGCCTACTGCTGCACTGCCTTGtgcttatttttgtttttcttaacaaaaagattaacaaaatttgaaaaaattggaaaccCAACGTCTAaaccctcttcttctctccagcAACCAACACCAAACCACCATGAGCGATCCCACCCAGCCACTTCCCCCCTGGAATGTGGTGGGTGGCTGgtctttcatttttaaattttaatttatttttttattaaataattagatatttttaattagtttaaataacatttatgaattttttaaacaataaTTTAACGGAATAGACAACATTGACTAACGGAGTAAAACACAAGGACTAAATCgaccaaattaaaaatacggggactaaattggccaaatgaataaaacacagggaccattttaatatttaagcCTTAAATGTACTTCAAATAAAGTTATTGGTCTATTTTCCCAACAAATAATAACTCTTGTTAATATATTCATAATTGTAAATCTCCTCTCTCGATTTCACTGCCTCATTCCTCTTGGATATGGCGAggatctctctctgtctcactCATAACATCATTTTTCTCAGATCTCATCAAGTCCTCAGTTTTCTAGGTATGAAATATCTTAGTgaaatttggtattttgacagtttttttttttctctattacATAATCTATTGCAatgcaatttatttattttttat
Above is a window of Prunus persica cultivar Lovell chromosome G2, Prunus_persica_NCBIv2, whole genome shotgun sequence DNA encoding:
- the LOC18779727 gene encoding cucumber peeling cupredoxin translates to MAVQREFCIILAVMVVVLVVPSYGCSQNGSGGVRYSVGDTFWAIPPIVGYYSNWSSNHFFKIGDSLVFDFEAGRFNVLQVTKKEYDSCTAYKPLKVFNSGPVNIPLREKGVFYYMCNISNYCSLGQKISIAVNECPCATPSPSPSSPPRASPPPVPPSSSPQIPALLPSPDNSRPPYVQVTSPAPSTVDNGSPQGPSNSAALIHKGVLLGWLSQLVLLLVFVLV